One genomic segment of Bacillus oleivorans includes these proteins:
- a CDS encoding type II toxin-antitoxin system PemK/MazF family toxin, with amino-acid sequence MIVKRGDVYFADLSPVVGSEQGGVRPVLIIQNDIGNRFSPTVIVAAITAQIQKAKLPTHVEIDAARYGFERDSVILLEQIRTIDKQRLTDKITHLDEEMMEKVDEALQISLGLIHF; translated from the coding sequence CGACGTATATTTTGCTGACCTTTCCCCTGTCGTTGGTTCTGAACAAGGTGGAGTAAGACCTGTACTCATTATCCAGAACGATATCGGGAATCGGTTTAGCCCCACTGTGATAGTCGCGGCGATAACAGCACAAATTCAAAAAGCAAAGCTCCCAACTCACGTTGAAATTGATGCAGCACGTTACGGTTTTGAACGTGATTCTGTCATACTGTTGGAACAAATTCGAACGATTGATAAACAGCGATTGACGGATAAGATCACTCATTTAGATGAAGAAATGATGGAAAAAGTGGATGAAGCGCTACAGATTAGCCTAGGTCTCATTCACTTTTAA